A single window of Nocardia higoensis DNA harbors:
- a CDS encoding LysR family transcriptional regulator: MEPLDLNLLVALDSLLDSRSVTEAARRLHTSPSAMSRTLARLRRVLGDPLLVRSGRQLVPTPRALELRAEVAALVERSRALLTPRAPVDPGRLERGFTLRTDDLVLAELAGPLSVAVRARAPGVTLRFLSDTGEGTADLRDGRVDFAVGVLGHTEPEIVVHRLFGDRLVGVAVPGHPLVTGRATVAAYAGAAHLAISRHGRPRGPIDDRLMLHGRTRRVFATVPDLPSALLAVRSGEFVCPAPAHLAARAITALGLTTFEIPLPLPEITIGMSWHSRNTADGSHRWLRDLVESVLAPPHDASRRR; the protein is encoded by the coding sequence GTGGAGCCGCTCGATCTCAACCTGCTGGTTGCTCTGGATTCGCTGCTCGACTCCCGCAGCGTCACCGAGGCCGCCCGCCGCCTACACACGTCACCGTCGGCGATGAGTCGCACCCTCGCCCGGTTGCGGCGGGTGCTCGGCGATCCGTTGCTCGTCCGTTCCGGCAGGCAACTGGTGCCCACCCCGCGCGCCCTGGAACTGCGCGCCGAAGTCGCGGCGCTGGTGGAGCGCAGCCGCGCCCTCCTGACCCCCCGCGCTCCCGTCGATCCGGGCCGCCTCGAACGCGGGTTCACCCTCCGGACCGACGATCTCGTACTCGCGGAACTCGCCGGCCCGCTGTCGGTCGCCGTCCGGGCCCGCGCGCCGGGTGTGACTCTGCGCTTCCTGTCCGACACCGGGGAGGGCACCGCCGACCTGCGCGACGGCCGCGTCGACTTCGCCGTCGGCGTTCTCGGCCACACCGAACCGGAAATCGTCGTCCACCGTCTCTTCGGCGACCGGCTGGTCGGCGTCGCCGTCCCCGGCCACCCACTCGTCACCGGTCGCGCCACGGTAGCCGCCTACGCGGGCGCCGCGCACCTGGCGATCTCGCGCCACGGTCGCCCACGCGGACCGATCGACGACCGACTGATGCTGCACGGCCGCACTCGCCGGGTCTTCGCGACCGTCCCCGACCTGCCTTCGGCGCTGCTGGCCGTCCGCTCCGGCGAATTCGTCTGTCCCGCACCGGCCCATCTGGCCGCTCGCGCCATCACAGCTCTCGGCCTGACGACATTCGAGATCCCGCTTCCACTCCCGGAGATCACCATCGGCATGTCCTGGCATTCCCGCAATACCGCCGACGGCTCCCACCGCTGGCTGCGCGACCTCGTCGAATCCGTGCTGGCTCCGCCACACGACGCCTCCCGCCGCCGCTGA